tttaatacattatactcgCATAATATAAAGGTTCCgtgtatattcatatttaatagtattattatatcgtaacataagtatttaatatgttgataaaaaaatgatttttttttctgtcaaaaaaatataagcactctcataatagtagtagtagtagtagtagtatctacatagataaaattttttcattattctcATGTGatacaatcaaaatatttcaaatttattacttagaacttttaacaaaagaaatgttaatcaatattaaaatgaccgttttattgtttttgatgcGCTATACCTAATTACCTAgctacctatgtatatatactgttGGACAACAATGATCATTCGGCAGTTTTACTATAGTTGCAGGACTATTTTTCTCAAAAACGCAAGTTCCAACATGTGATTTTAATTACTACAGACAAAAGTAGAcccaataactattattatattttttgttttgctaCAACGaaagttgattattttatcgcgACAGATTTTCTCCCGAGTGGTGGTTTCAGAAAAGAACTtgcaatcataataaataataacagttgtGGAATTGTGGCCTACGTTTTTCGTTTATGATCATTGAAGAAAAATACCGAAATTTAAAACGACAGTCGGCCGCTGGTGAACtaaatcgtaaataataatatataggtattaagaaTCGTGGGTACTGACAATAATACGGGTAAGTGAATTCTCGGAAGAATGAAAGCGTTCTctgaattgaataaaaaattaaacgatcAAACGAAGTGCTTAACgttaaatcaataatgttACGTAGGTATCGAGTTTGAGCGATATTTATGAAGTAGAGAAACGCACGCAATAGTTATGacggttaaaaatattggtgaAAATCTAGTTGGTTTTATCGAAGGGTGgaaaagaagaagaaaaacgtttaatattattgatcggctgcaatcaattatatatcatataatacgtatttgttttttgaaggtatttatggtataatgaatcatattaaaagaagaaaaatggCGCGACGTTTCATATCTAAAGGACCTTTTATTTCATCTGCGTttcaattatcaataattattatattttaatagcagtGTATATGTCTACACAACGTAAAGGCCTCATATTAAGTACGTAATGGGAAGGAGAgggtatgttataatattatgtattcgaACAATCGCGcggagaaaataataaacggaTGAAAATGTAGGGCCGGAGAGAAATTATTTTCGATTGATTTTAATCGTATCGtgtggttattttattttttcgattttcatcGCTAATTGTCATATAGGTATGTGTTATAgccatactaatataatatcacgatgataaaatgataatggTTGATTCGAgtgttaatatgttaattgtataatatttatacaagtaGCTAATTTGTATTGGCATCATATAATAAGATGTTTAAGGCAATGTAGgtgtatattgaattataatacatagttaacaatattttattattttagattgtcTGTTAAtctgttatatattgtataatatattatgtttcatagTATAACAAGTATGAAGTAGGTAGGTAAAGAAAAAATCGtcgaaattgtaaataatatttaataggtatgtactattgtatcaaataaattgaGAACAAACTTAATGGAAAATTGTCAGACGCACTTTACGagtgtttgaatttttttgggGGAGAGAAAATACGAGAGGTCAGAGTCTCTTATACGCTACGAAATTCGGTCAACTAAAATTACGGTTATGTTTCTACGTCGTAAAAAATAcagtctttttttaaataacatctatttttaattttatatttatatttctctgTTTTGAAGGATGGGAGATGCGAGacaatgacataatatataaatacaataatcctATTATAGGTAAgatggtacctatatatcaaCGTGTTACATTTAACGATTGTTATGGAGGAGGTACCTATTTCACGTTGGAAGACAATGGGACCAAAGCATACTTAAatctaagttttattttatatattatatgaggtATAGGACTATAACTATAGGTTCGATATTAAAGACACCTACTGACTCGTTTTATTAGCGAAGTGACCGACAAGTAGGGATCGTCgtttacacaaaaatgttttggagaaaacaataataatatacaatttactataCTCAGGTacctaatgtataataataattaatattatattataattataacacgtTAGACAAACATTTCGGTCGAGTAGCAAAACATTCAATACTTAGGTACACGTATaaggtatatataggtaacctCGTgtgacatatatataatatattatattcattaaaaaaaaaaaataaagtgcaaagtaaaaaatacaatttttcgtttcatattatgtataaatatatgcaaataggtatacgtatattatatacatacatatatatatatatatatatatgcattacatttttagtatatgaaaaaaatgccCTACGGCTTAAATtgtaatcacaaaaaaatatatatgtttataaatttattattattactatgtataatatatgtgtaggtatatattatattatattatattatattattaaaattaaataaaaaaaagaaaaacttacTAAAACGATAATTTcgctacttaaaaataatagtatctaactctaaaaaaaaacccaagtatttcatataactttaatatgtatataaagagtaaaaaaataccaaataagttaaaaaattataataaaacatttactaaataaaactttcaatttaaagcttcaaaataaaaaaaatcgcatgcaattttttaaattggataatattatatttacctataggtataatgatgaaaaacaattataatgattttttttttaagtaaacctCGATTTATGTTGCAAAATGCAAGTACAAGTTAATAACTGGCGAGATCCATCGATAAATTTTCcagtataacaatttttaatttaaatttttcttaatattgtcataacaaattttctacATTTCTACAAAaggacattttaaataatatatttaattttcactttACGTATTTCCTAGGCcgatttacaatattacaaatattatttatgattataattattatattattattaaacacctATGTATTTCACAATTATTGCAATTAGATTGTTCCTgtttggttttaaatattacatgtaaGAGCAAGGAATTTgaagagaaaaaaaagatGATTTCTAAAGATCAGGTAAACGGTATAAAGGTTAGGGAGATTCTatgtttagaaatatttttacttgaaaaattaattaattaaatttaatattattatttaataattttgtgtaccTATTTAGAACTGAATATTTGATGTTCACAGAACACATATTtgacataatacattaatgtaaTGGATCATTAATCAATTGTTtgatcaaatattcaaatttatttatagtatacgtgtatataataagtataatattaacctaGACGTAAAgtatctttaattattatcatcggactctaggtatatactatattatatgtttatatataatgtacgttttattatttaaattaaggtCTAATCCTCtcattggtaaaaatattttatttgttaaaaaaaacatctcaTTAAGTCTGTACGATAAGTCataaattgcttaaaaaaaataaatttatatatgcgttaatttaaaaatattaaaaagttttagtcaaaaataagaaaaggaaaatagtgtaaaaaaactaataataatacttgtgGGTGAtcaatcacatattataataatatatattgatgttattaaaattgtatttatttcttgtgttattatatattttattttattttcccaaagagaactaacatttttttttatatatctgcATGAATGGtagaatatgtattatagaagttgaaatatttttcgagCATTGGcctaattacctatattaatatactatttaaaattttgtcaatagagataattttaattttagaaggCAACAGGTAATagcagtatatatattataaatagattatgttttaaatgatGATGACAGATAGATATGAGACCAGCTCGCCATAGCCACGTGAATAAAATACAGGATTTGGAAAAacggaaataatataatataataacggatgtacctacctaaaaatgtaatataaataactttcaTTACTTATCTTTAATGGTGGAGAAAGAGAAGGCGCGCCAGAGGGTTtacttatgtatgtatataatatatagtgtattaaaagagggtattatataaaaaaaaaataataataataatgataacaagGTGGGCGGATAGAGGGGGATGGGGCGGGTCGGCTTCAACCATGTATCTAGGTCAAGAGGGTGCATGGATCACGTTAGGTGGCATGGGTAGTGGCGGTTTGGTGGTGAAAGGGGGCGCTCTTAACCGTCTCTCGTCAGCTAAGCCGACTGAAATCAGTTAGCCACCAACAAATGTTGGAAAGGACTGGACCtgtacgacgacgacgtcgaCGATCCCAATCCCATGGCGTTGTAGTTATCCTGCATCTtttgctgctgttgctgttgctgttgttgctgctgctgatGCATCGGAGTCACAGCGGACTGCATTTGCTGTCCCGTTCCATAATTGGCTGGTGACAACGGGCCCATGGGTGAACCACCAAAGTGCTGTGGCCCAAAATCGCCGCCGAAGTTCTGCCAACCACTTGAGCCGCCGTTAGCAAACTGCAATTGCGGTGGTGCATAATCCGCAGTGATCATGTTGCCGCTGTTCCGATGATAACCGTTGGACTGCCGTGGCCTTTGGTAACCGGCACTACCGCCGCCTTGATGGTTGTTGTTGTACTGTTGTTGCTGGAAAAAGTAGTTGGAAGCCGCGTCGCCGTTTTGGCCACGGTGGTGTTGCTGCACCGGTGACACCGGACGTTGCTGTTGTTGCTGCAGACCACCACCACCGACCACAATTTGTTGTTGCTGCATAGCCGCCCGTTGCTTGATGTAGTTGGCAAACTCGGTCGGCGACATCCTGTGGAAAACGAAACGAAAGTCAGTTAAGTTGTTGAATTCCAgcgaaacaatttttttacactatattagttataactcatAGTACCTACCACAAACGCATGCAACAACATTATATGTACcgatatcgtataatattatgtacttacataCTCccttaacaaaaattaaaaaattacaaattctccAAAATAAATTCCCGAGAATAGCTTTACCAAAAGTTacttgatttttgttttaaattttgatttgtcgGATTTTTGctgtttatatttatccaCATGCCCAGAAAAGATTTCGTTttcattgataaataaaatgtaataaataataaagtagatTCTACACCTCTCCTCTCtctttcacacacacacacacacacacacacacacacacacacacacacacacacacacacacacacacacacacacatacacacacattttctctctctttctctcgtGAAAATATGACGAACAGCGCGTTTTTAAATCCAAAATTCATAAGCAAAAAAATCGACGATGACAAActccattaaatatttgaacatgTTTGTTGTCagtcgattattataatagcctATAGGTGTAGGTTATAGGTAGCCATGCAAGTAGACTATACGCCtgttgtgtatatttatatacgcattacgcgtttttgaaaaatgtttactgcTACCGTATAATCGTTGTAAATACTTAAAGAATAATACAGTGGGTGTGATCATCGTTACCATTAATTGGTTAGCCAATAATTTCTTTAAGAAGTGAAAGTGGCGCTTTGAATGATTGGATGGGCTGCTATTATCGATTATTACGTCCAGAAAGACTATACCTattgcttattttaatttatattataatgataatattaattagaaaaagttGCTATTGATCCAATCCATGATGAACTACTGATTTAAGGATGCTTAAATcagaataactttaaattctataaattataaattgtaattattatttgttttcattgcGATAGTcaatcgatttatttttagaatgctttaattatttcacaGAGATTGTGATTGTTTTATTTGGTTTACGTAAaaagtaatgataaaaaaaaagagaatatttttatagtttatgacCCAAGTCTGGATTACATACTCAGTTCTTTCGatgcttataaacaacatattattattataaacaggtgtgtattattgttttctaggCGCCGCGGTCGATGTCACAGATTGACGGTTCAATAACCGAAAAAACAACCAAAATATATTCCGCAAGCTTTTGAGGACATCTGTCACAATTGGGTATGCGCGTttgttataataggtaccattCGTTTGACACCTTTTGCAGGCGCGTAACTTAGCACGTATAGACGTCTagtacatatgtattatacacataataatgttgtatacaCTCATGCATCTgaaagtatatatgtataatataatctgaaATATAGGCCCACCACTGCGCTATGACGTCGTTTCACAATACACACTAACAGAATGACCTCTATGTAAAAGAAGAGAGTGAGTGAGAGGAGAGAGAGAGTGAGACAgtattaaatgtgtatatgcATACCACGATAATTCGCGTGCCCAATCGACTGCAACAACCAATATGcgcataattaattacatgcAACAAgcgcgtgtatatatataggatgTTACAAACAGAAAAACGTAACTATACAGGCATAAATGTACACACGGGGTATATAcagggtataataatattatgatactatgCATCATGCATCCAAGAAAGGAAACAAAgggtacaattttatttgctcgaacaaaaatgttttcttcaaaaaaatatcaatatttataattttcaaaaattgtctTCGGAAATACGCgttaataaagaatttataGGACGAGTCAAATAAGAGATCTTAAGTCTTaaagacaataaataattttctaattttaatatagcttCGAGTTTTTATAAGAGAAGGGtgcaattattgttttattgcatATCTTGCCTGCAGTGAACTCTACTcatacctattggctatttatatatatataaccatatagtaggtatagtaACATGGATGGTATAAAATCAATCTTGTCCAGAAATTCATGCCTACTGTATATATGTAGATACATCATAAGATATGTCTCTATGTACATACCTACCATAATATCATGGTGATACCCACCGCGGAATCACCCATTGTTTTTGGTATGCGTGCaaagataaatgtataatatgcatgtaccacatatattttaaatcattcatGACCTAGTCTAGACCTAATTCTTTAACTAACGTACGACCACTTATTTTAACCCTTCTAAtatcgttttaattaataataatttacgcagactgaaagtaaatattatatgtgcgtGGATATTCCAATTCTCAAATATTACAACCATAATTCGATcaatcaaaactaaaatatcaaaacatttcaaatatttataagtaactcaaaaaaagtaaaatatttaaaaaaatatattaggtctataagatgataatataaataatgagttAAAACTTTGAGTCCCTACGATTATTCCTTCCTctgttacaaaataaaacaaaattaattttgttaaaaactatagtgttggtaaatattcttttttttttttgttttaatgattGGTTTCcaataaatttcaagttttcaCATTCATCACTCTACtcaatatctaaaattaaaataagcataGTATAAaagattcaatttaaaatatctataaagtaCACAGGCAGGTAAGTAAAGGAGTTTTGTAGCTGAAGCTTGCTTTAGTTTTTAtaggttttttataattccaaCTTATTAGTCTATTaaccaaaaaatatcaaaataatattgatgtcaAATTTATCTCTACTAAGTAATCTTCCAATTCAACAATATCTTACATGAACATCTTACTTGGCAAAGTTGTCCAATGTCAATGGATAATAAGGAAagcaattttgaataataatgactgaatatatacctaaatcgtgtatagttatgtaaattataaataaagctaCCCTGTTTTATGTATTACCTTTTgcacgtatatattatcatataggaTATATGCGTacgagtatatttatataatttattatattatatacatactaatattataaaaattatatgattcaaattttgactAAAACTCGTAAAATCGTTAACAGTAGTGCAGGGTATTTTTCCAATAGCACAGTTGTACAATCCACCCATCTACCTCCCTCATGATCCGTTaacacattaattaaaattcattacgGCACATATAATGCATCGTCATGGTCAAAATTGTAGGTACGTTTCCGCCTACTTTTCTATGAAATCAGTCATCAGAAACCTGTTAGCTCGCTTGTTGTTGGATTTGAGTTTGGTGCTGCCGAATTTGGTCTGTGCAAACGAGGCGGTAGTGAACGTCAACGGCACAGATGGCTGTCGGCACGGCACGTAAGCACCGCCAGCTGCGACCGCAACCGCCGGTCCGCCACCGTTAGGGCTTCGtggctgctgctgctgctgctgttgttgttgctgcGACGTTTGCTGACTTTTTCCATTGCTTGCagtgctgctgctgctgctgctgctactGCTGCTGCTActactgctgctgctgctaccGCCACCGCCACCACACGATTTTCCGAACAACAGCGGATTGTGCTGTGGCTGTTGTAGCTGTGTTTGCTGTTGCTGGTGGTGAGGATGGTGTTGTTGTTGGTGGTGAAGGTGGTTATGATGCGTCGGTGACGAGTTGTTGGAACCACTACCAAGCGTCGGTGAACCGACCGAGCACTTGTCCGGTGGCGAAATACTCAGAGAACTTAAGCTGGACGCTACCGAGTCGATTGGCCGGAAACACTGTGCTTCGGGGTTGAATGTTTTGACGACCTGTAAGACATTCAAACGCAAATTAGTATACAATTACACTGAAGctagagtaataataatattactgtagtCTAAAAAACTGGTACGATTTATCGATTTTATGGATTTAAATGGCATTTTTAAAACGAGTTTGAATATCTTTATtctttaacttataaatgtatgaccCAGTCGACAGAAACTTAttaaacctattatataaattatatataggtgcagtacgaatttttaaatattaggcgcgcttattttttagtcaattgttatttttaaatttttgttaaatatgtgattttgatattaaacgATTATTACGACAAAACaatagttacatttttttttttttttagtaaaattgtaatgtaatataataagtattatattaagattataaGATATAGGTGGGTACttgaatttgtataatataatatgataatattcaatacCACAGAGTCGAATGACGAAATAAGTGGATTacgcttaaaaaaaatcaccctgTATGTGAGCGGCGAAGGGATTAAATGTTTTAGCTTTTGTCGCATTGTTCGCCTGCAcgcttttaatataatagtatagtatatatattacgtgacACGTGCACTAGAACAGTATATTCAAACTTTCGCTTATTATTTAGCAACGTACGCTGAAATATGATATGCGTTACGATAATTCCAACCACCAAATCCCctacaaacttttattttccattgtaaaaaaaaaatatattaaatatttagcctCCCATACTCTAGTCTTTAAGGAAAGATGTTTGTGGCTATGCAGATAGTATTCTAATAcagatttttattgtattgtgaCACCGGGATCGCTACGTGTACTACAATATATGCTCACATGCCATACATTTGAATAACATTTTGAGTAGtgcgacaaaaaaaataatcaatcttttaataaacttatagtacctatctaattacatttatttgaaaaatgttataaaataaaaatatgcagtGTCAACGGATAGAGAAaccaaaatataacttttgtcCTGTACcaaccaaattaaaaataaaaatcggttTCTtggttgatttataaatagtggTCCGCaatgtttatgtaaaattaaccaCGGTAAGCACGTGGAAGAAGTAATAActgatcaaattattttgcgGTATACTCGTGATGAATGGCCCAGAAATACGTAACCATGATATTTTCCGTTGAAAGTTGGTCAATCTTTTATGAAAAGATCGCCGTCGCGGCCGTCAACTCATCGTCCGTACTACGTTTTCTATTATACCGTTTTCgcattattacttaatatttggtttttcTTGTTAATAACTCACTAATGCGTATATACTCAGTGTTGTGTTTGTATAGTGCGACGAAATTCCTGCAGCGAAATGCCGacatctatattctataaccAATTGTTTTTGCGTTGCCGttcacgtattataatataatataatgtatgtgaaGTAGTTAAAAATGATAGTTTTGAACAAAATCTGATTGACGACTCGTGCAGCCTATTTCCCGAGGATTACGGACACTTCGGAGGTAAGATGCACACAGTTACCTTTGTAATTTACAGGGTTCTTTGTATAGGATTGTAAGAATATTAAACGGTTTCCTACACCTCTAcaatctttatttataaattataattatgtatacatattattaaagtatgtgGAGTAGGTTTAGAAAATCTAAAGAAaatgttagtaaaataattgcattacGTGCTGTAGAACGCACTATGTCACTATACcaacacatattacataatatataaacagatTTATAAACATCACAAGTTTTATCGTGCTTTTCTGTTGTTTCGTTTATAAGCTGGCATATATGAGCATTTTGGTGTCATATCACTGTAATGACATGAAAGTGTGTATAGGCAAACTGTACGATTGTTGTGCCTTGCGCAAATGTATCCGCCATTTAAGCTCGCGTCCAGATAAACTCCGCAACGCACGACTGCATCAAatgatactaaattataataaatattgctgcatcaataaattataaaaaaatatttttatttataaaaggaCGGCCTGTGTATATCCTTGCTAAACCTACTgactaacatattaatattatattttaaaatgtttgattataccttacttatataataagtatataggcTA
This sequence is a window from Rhopalosiphum maidis isolate BTI-1 chromosome 1, ASM367621v3, whole genome shotgun sequence. Protein-coding genes within it:
- the LOC113549312 gene encoding protein Tob1-like isoform X1 codes for the protein MHIEVSVALNFVISYLYNKLPRRRVNIFGEELEKCLTEKFAGHWYPEKPYRGSAYRCIKTGSPIDPVFEKASRESGVAIQDILENLPQDLAVWVDPGEVSYRIGEKGAVKILYNENSGGLQFDTHDDRTADREVVKTFNPEAQCFRPIDSVASSLSSLSISPPDKCSVGSPTLGSGSNNSSPTHHNHLHHQQQHHPHHQQQQTQLQQPQHNPLLFGKSCGGGGGSSSSSSSSSSSSSSSSSTASNGKSQQTSQQQQQQQQQQPRSPNGGGPAVAVAAGGAYVPCRQPSVPLTFTTASFAQTKFGSTKLKSNNKRANRFLMTDFIEKMSPTEFANYIKQRAAMQQQQIVVGGGGLQQQQQRPVSPVQQHHRGQNGDAASNYFFQQQQYNNNHQGGGSAGYQRPRQSNGYHRNSGNMITADYAPPQLQFANGGSSGWQNFGGDFGPQHFGGSPMGPLSPANYGTGQQMQSAVTPMHQQQQQQQQQQQQKMQDNYNAMGLGSSTSSSYRSSPFQHLLVAN
- the LOC113549312 gene encoding protein Tob1-like isoform X2 translates to MHIEVSVALNFVISYLYNKLPRRRVNIFGEELEKCLTEKFAGHWYPEKPYRGSAYRCIKTGSPIDPVFEKASRESGVAIQDILENLPQDLAVWVDPGEVSYRIGEKGAVKILYNENSGGLQFDTHDDRTADREVVKTFNPEAQCFRPIDSVASSLSSLSISPPDKCSVGSPTLGSGSNNSSPTHHNHLHHQQQHHPHHQQQQTQLQQPQHNPLLFGKSCGGGGGSSSSSSSSSSSSSSSSSTASNGKSQQTSQQQQQQQQQQPRSPNGGGPAVAVAAGGAYVPCRQPSVPLTFTTASFAQTKFGSTKLKSNNKRANRMSPTEFANYIKQRAAMQQQQIVVGGGGLQQQQQRPVSPVQQHHRGQNGDAASNYFFQQQQYNNNHQGGGSAGYQRPRQSNGYHRNSGNMITADYAPPQLQFANGGSSGWQNFGGDFGPQHFGGSPMGPLSPANYGTGQQMQSAVTPMHQQQQQQQQQQQQKMQDNYNAMGLGSSTSSSYRSSPFQHLLVAN